A window from Engraulis encrasicolus isolate BLACKSEA-1 chromosome 13, IST_EnEncr_1.0, whole genome shotgun sequence encodes these proteins:
- the naxd gene encoding ATP-dependent (S)-NAD(P)H-hydrate dehydratase yields MMLMNPTRGFLWTDSETRALLNIWGEHDVQTALDGNFRNSHVYRDVASRLGDMGYDRTPDQCRIRVKSLKRQYYQAKDAFKKNNGQYRKLCKFFEEMERILGNRLPVDPQDMIDSVAVGDEMMDGTEEEGDGTEQSSDSYMPPSTDFPAHTVKIEYPSYSIPVTVGSVPVKPTINSAPPPPRVLPSTSSTSASSRLCRRGRKRVASLPLDKLMERFLEQSAEAEENFYKLEEQRLQQEDRRREAEHTRELHMLQMLGQIFGNISSSGGVGGLVTAAPPPPPGNGSVTPVHSVGSPEPMSVHVAPASSSWSQARSQHSRQQQQSHQHRHRHHQQHQHQQQHQGTVSPLRHHLSDHGRDSIPVIERSFSLGSATHSMENTLQLVRNIVPPLTSKKHKGQDGRIGIIGGCQEYTGAPYFAAISALKVGADLSHVFCTKDAATVIKSYSPELIVHPVLDSPNAVEEIEKWLPRLHTLVVGPGLGREELLLKTTKEVIEKSKARDIPIVIDADGLWLVAKQPSVIQGYQKGILTPNFMEFSRLYEAMHQEPLDSTDHHRNAQQLSIAMGNLTVVLKGEEDLITDGNMVLTCSQEGSGRRCGGQGDLLSGSLGAFAHWAFNAPADATKSVNPTLVAAFGATSLTRQCNRQAFHKHGRSTTTSDMIQEINSAFRKLFET; encoded by the exons ATGATGCTGATGAATCCAACACGCGGGTTTCTGTGGACGGATTCGGAGACAAGAGCACTGCTCAACATTTGGGGGGAACACGACGTGCAGACTGCCTTGGACGGTAACTTCAGAAACAGCCATGTCTACCGAGACGTGGCCAGCCGTCTGGGAGACATGGGCTACGACAGGACACCTGATCAGTGCAGGATACGCGTGAAGAGCCTAAAAAGGCAGTACTACCAGGCCAAGGATGCTTTCAAGAAAAACAATGGACAGTACCGTAAGCTGTGCAAGTTCTTCGAGGAGATGGAGCGGATATTGGGCAACCGATTACCCGTGGACCCACAGGATATGATTGACAGCGTTGCCGTGGGAGACGAGATGATGGAcgggacagaggaggagggcgATGGGACCGAGCAGTCGTCCGACTCCTACATGCCGCCTTCCACTGACTTCCCAGCGCACACAGTGAAGATAGAGTACCCATCCTACTCCATCCCCGTGACCGTGGGAA GTGTCCCAGTGAAGCCAACCATCAACAGCGCTCCGCCTCCTCCTCGAGTGCTCCCCTCCACATCCTCCACCTCGGCCTCGTCGAGACTGTGCCGGCGGGGCCGCAAGCGCGTGGCCAGCCTCCCCTTGGACAAGCTGATGGAGCGCTTCTTGGAGCAGAGCGCCGAGGCCGAGGAGAACTTCTACAAGCTGGAGGAGCAGCGTCTGCAGCAGGAGGACAGGCGGCGCGAGGCCGAGCACACGCGAGAGCTCCATATGCTCCAGATGCTCGGACAGATCTTCGGCAACATCTCCTCCtccggtggtgttggtgggttGGTGACGgcagcaccaccacctccacctgggAATGGCTCGGTTACTCCCGTGCACTCTGTAGGTTCTCCCGAGCCCATGTCTGTTCACGTGGCCCCCGCTTCGTCCTCATGGTCGCAGGCCCGGTCTCAGCATTCACGGCAACAGCAGCAGTCGCACCAGCATCGTCATcgtcaccaccagcagcatcagcatcagcagcagcatcaaggcACGGTGTCCCCACTTCGTCACCACCTGTCAGACCACGGCCGGGATTCTATCCCAG TCATAGAGCGTTCATTTTCGCTGGGCAGCGCTACACACAGTATGGAGAACACTCTTCAGTTGGTGAGGAATATCGTCCCTCCCCTGACCTCCAAGAAGCACAAGGGCCAAGATGGCCGCATCGGCATCATTGGAGGATGCCAGGA ATACACTGGGGCACCTTACTTCGCAGCCATCTCCGCACTTAAAGTG GGAGCTGACCTTTCCCACGTCTTCTGCACTAAAGATGCTGCCACTGTCATCAAGTCTTACAGCCCGGAACTCATAGTTCACCCTGTGCT ggacagtCCAAATGCGGTGGAGGAGATTGAGAAGTGGCTGCCGCGACTGCACACCCTGGTGGTGGGACCAGGGCTCGGCAGAGAGGAGCTCCTGCTCAAGACAACCAAG gaGGTCATTGAGAAATCCAAGGCCAGAGACATCCCCATAGTCATTGACGCG gatgggCTTTGGTTGGTGGCCAAGCAGCCCTCTGTTATCCAGGGCTATCAGAAAGGCATCCTCACGCCCAACTTCATGGAGTTCAGCAGACTCTACGAGGCCATG CACCAAGAGCCTCTGGACAGCACTGACCACCATCGGAATGCCCAGCAGCTGAGCATCGCCATGGGCAACCTGACAGTGGTTCTAAAGGGAGAGGAGGACCTCATCACCGACGGCAACATGG TGCTGACGTGTTCCCAGGAGGGGAGTGGGCGGCGCTGTGGTGGCCAGGGGGACCTCCTCTCCGGCTCTCTGGGGGCCTTCGCACACTGGGCCTTCAACGCCCCCGCAGACGCCACTAAGAG TGTGAACCCCACCCTGGTGGCGGCGTTTGGGGCCACGTCGCTGACCAGGCAGTGCAACAGACAGGCCTTCCACAAGCACGgccgctccaccaccacctccgacATGATCCAGGAGATCAACTCCGCGTTCAGGAAGCTCTTTGAGACCTGA
- the rab20 gene encoding ras-related protein Rab-20 has translation MPEPGKMRKPDVKVVILGDMNVGKTSLLHRYTERKFKDTISTVGGAFFLKQWGPYNISIWDTAGREQFHGLGSMYCRGASAVILTYDVTNWQTLAELEDRFLSLTDTANGDCIYAIVGNKADLTDSGSHHRGSDHHPTNQDGAGHQTQAEQQGLGTELQPTGGGGLGGGGGGEGEGTGDTSAPVQKQVSQEDARALYSRVLRYKGMEDRACPPAERLCFETSAKTGYNVDTLFETIFDMVLPSILKKRSQGEPSTVDLEECRVPSKSTKGGCC, from the exons ATGCCTGAACCAGGGAAGATGAGGAAGCCCGACGTGAAAGTTGTAATACTTGGTGACATGAACGTAGGAAAGACTTCGCTTCTACACCGATACACCGAGAGAAAATTCAAAGACACTATCAGCACTGTTGGCGGAGCATTCTTCTTGAAGCAATGGGGACCCTATAACATCTCCATCTGGGATACCGCTG gtcgTGAGCAGTTCCACGGGCTGGGCTCCATGTACTGCCGGGGGGCCTCGGCCGTCATCCTGACCTACGACGTCACCAACTGGCAGACGCTGGCCGAGCTGGAGGACCGCTTCCTGTCGCTCACCGACACCGCCAACGGGGACTGCATCTACGCCATCGTGGGAAACAAGGCCGACCTCACCGACTCGGGCTCCCACCATCGCGGCTCAGACCATCACCCGACCAACCAGGATGGAGCAGGGCACCAGACGCAGGCGGAGCAGCAGGGACTTGGCACAGAGCTCCAGCCCACCGGAGGTGGAGgtttgggaggaggaggaggaggagaaggagaaggaactGGTGACACTTCGGCCCCGGTCCAGAAGCAGGTGAGCCAGGAGGACGCCCGGGCGCTGTACAGCCGCGTGCTGCGCTACAAGGGCATGGAGGACCGCGCGTGCCCGCCTGCCGAGCGTCTCTGCTTCGAGACCAGCGCCAAGACGGGCTACAACGTGGACACGCTGTTCGAGACCATCTTCGACATGGTGCTGCCCTCCATCCTGAAGAAGAGGAGCCAGGGGGAGCCCTCCACCGTGGACCTGGAGGAGTGCAGGGTACCCAGCAAGAGCACTAAGGGTGGCTGCTGTTAG